The Collimonas fungivorans Ter331 genome has a segment encoding these proteins:
- a CDS encoding phenylacetate--CoA ligase family protein, with amino-acid sequence MSDTLDFLEQRHPLQREADLMNGLPQLIARAQAATGWGRILHGVAAGEIRDRAALAQLPLTRKSDLHELQAQQPPFGGLNTTPHRQLRRLYVSPGAIFDPEGYGQDWWRFSRPMRALGLRAGDLIQNCFTYHFTPAAFMVEGAASKLGCAVIPAGIGQTELQVQAMSALRPDAYVGTPSFLKIIIEKAREMGADIGTVQRALLSAEALPPSLRQWFHDNGVPHVLQLYASADVGNIAYESLSNGRLNPGMILDEDLILEIVRPGSGDPVAAGEVGEVVLTSFNPDYPLIRFATGDLSAVLEGVSPCGRTNTRIKGWMGRADQVTKVRGMFVHPSQLAEVLKRHPQVLKARLVVSGAMANDVMTLHCEAQDAPALAAEQIADSLREITKLRGEVLFVAPGSLPNDGKVIEDARKYE; translated from the coding sequence ATGTCCGACACTCTCGACTTTCTTGAACAACGCCATCCCTTGCAACGCGAGGCGGATCTGATGAACGGCTTGCCGCAATTGATCGCGCGGGCGCAGGCAGCAACCGGCTGGGGCCGCATCCTGCACGGCGTAGCCGCCGGCGAGATCCGCGACCGCGCCGCGCTGGCGCAATTGCCGCTCACGCGCAAATCCGATTTGCATGAACTGCAGGCGCAGCAGCCGCCGTTCGGCGGCCTGAACACCACGCCGCACCGCCAGTTGCGGCGCTTATATGTGTCGCCCGGAGCGATTTTCGATCCAGAGGGCTATGGCCAGGACTGGTGGCGTTTTTCCCGGCCGATGCGGGCCCTGGGGCTGCGCGCCGGCGACCTGATACAGAATTGTTTCACCTACCATTTCACGCCGGCCGCGTTCATGGTCGAAGGCGCGGCCAGCAAGCTGGGCTGCGCCGTGATCCCGGCCGGCATCGGCCAGACTGAGCTGCAGGTGCAGGCGATGTCGGCCTTGCGGCCGGACGCCTACGTCGGCACGCCGTCTTTCCTCAAGATCATCATCGAAAAGGCGCGCGAGATGGGCGCCGACATCGGCACCGTGCAGCGGGCGCTGCTCAGCGCCGAAGCCTTGCCGCCATCGCTGCGCCAGTGGTTCCACGATAACGGCGTGCCGCACGTGCTGCAATTGTATGCCTCGGCCGACGTCGGCAATATCGCATACGAGTCGCTCAGCAACGGCCGCCTCAATCCGGGTATGATCCTGGATGAGGACCTGATCCTGGAAATCGTGCGGCCCGGCAGCGGCGACCCGGTTGCCGCCGGTGAAGTGGGCGAGGTGGTGCTGACTTCTTTCAACCCCGATTATCCTTTGATACGGTTCGCTACCGGCGATTTGTCTGCGGTGCTGGAAGGCGTCTCGCCATGCGGCCGCACCAATACCCGCATCAAGGGCTGGATGGGACGCGCCGACCAGGTGACCAAGGTGCGCGGCATGTTCGTCCATCCGTCGCAGCTGGCGGAAGTGCTGAAGCGCCATCCACAGGTACTGAAAGCGCGGCTGGTGGTCAGCGGCGCCATGGCCAACGATGTCATGACGCTGCATTGCGAGGCGCAGGACGCGCCGGCGTTGGCCGCGGAACAGATTGCGGACAGCCTACGCGAGATAACCAAACTGCGCGGCGAAGTTTTATTTGTCGCGCCGGGCAGCCTGCCGAATGACGGCAAAGTCATCGAGGATGCCCGCAAATACGAATGA